The region GAGAAAGCCTATCGTTGAAGTTCCTCAACCAGACTCCTCAACTGGCGGTTTTTGTCAGTGTTGGCATTGCGGAAATTTCGCCGGATATGGGGCAGTACATTGACTGGTTAAAAGCGGCGGATATGGCGCTCTATCGGGCAAAAAATAAAGGTCGCCGCCGAACCGAAGTGGCCTGAGTGGATAAGATAGTCGCTTGATATGTGGTTATTTTTCCGCGGTGATATAGAAAAGCCCTTATGCCATAGAGAGGGGGATAAGGGCTTTATCTTGTTTATTCCACGGTTTTTTGTGGCGTCAATCGAACTGCTTGCGAGTGTGATAAATCAGACCACAATCGCGTATTAATGCGGCAATGCTTCTTTTGGGTGCAGTCCCAGGTTGCCCGGAGACGGCTCACCTTTCACCTCGCCGAGATACAGGCCGATCTGAGCACGGAACGATTCTACCGCCGCCCGATCGCTCATGAAATCGGCAAAGGCTTGTGGACTCGTATTTTTATATTCCCAGATAGGTTTATAGCCAGCGGGCGGTGCTACGTCAGTACGAACCGACCACATATACCAGACATTGCTCTGCGTCTCTTTATCCAACAGCCAGCTCAGGTACAGCTTGGCGCTTTCCGGGTGTTTAGCCTGTTTGAAAATGGCTGCACGTTGTGCCCAAGAGACGAACGGATCGCTTTTAGGCAGAACGAAGCGCGAATTCGCGTTTTGATCGGGAGCAAGCGCGCCGTCGGTTGAGAATGTCGCCGCAGATTTACCGCTTTCCACATCATCTGCGGGAGCCTGCGTACCACGCACGTAAACCGGATTCTGTTCTTTGAATTTAGCAACATACTCCCAGCCGTATTTATCCACGACCTGCTTGAACCAGAACAGTACGGCGTCGTCATCGTTCGGGTAGGTCAAGACAATGCTGCCTTTCAGATCGGGCCGCAGGTAATCATTCGCTTCTGTCGGCCAGGCATTTTCGGCAATCAGCTTGGTATTGACTACGTTGCTAAACGCATCGACAAACACGCCGGTCCAGGCACCGTCTTTATCTTTAAACGCTGGGTACACTTTGTCCCAGCCAATAGGTTTGTAACTCAGCAGCACGCCTTCTTTCTTCCAGCGCGGGTAATCTTGCAAGGTTTGTAGCTGTACCACATCTGGCACGAGCGTATTGGTTTCTAACTGGTTATCAATACGGGCATCGTGGAATTTACTGTAGTCCACAATGACGTTGAGTTTCATGCCCGGAAAGCGTTTCTCAAATGCCTGTTTGATGCCATCCTGCTGACCCGGGGTGTCACCGCCCGCGTAGACGGTCACAATACCGCCTTCCCGTAACGCGTTTTGATAAAGCTCGTTAATCGGGCGTTTATCGGCTTCTACTGCCGCATAGCTGGTCGCTGCCGTCGCCATCAGCGCCGTAAATGCGACCACCTGTTTTAGTTTAAACATCGATTCCTCCTGAATGAGAGCCGATATCTACCGATGCACTCTTTATCCTTTGCGGCTGTTGCCAGAATAAGAAGGCATAAGCAGAATCATTAGAATGATTATCAAATTATTTAATTTGTTTGATATTCATTTTCCTGCTGACTTAATCGTTAAATCGCCATTTGTCAGAAGGTTTTTGTATGTTATCCGGTTGTGAATAATGTGAAATAAGAAAAAATTGAGATTTTAATTCAAAAAAAATGAATTAAAAGTTGGCGTCAAAGAAAGCAGAATAACGCGGAATTACGACGATATTTAGGCCGCCAAGCGACCTAAAATCGGATGGATTAAAGCGAGGAGGTCGTGCCGTCAAACGGGTCCATCAATAGAAACGTGCACTCGGCACGCTGGTGGCTATTTATCATAGGAACCAGACGCTGGAAGTGTTCAGTCTGGCAGTGAATGTCTAGTGCGGCTCTATCCGGCCAGGTTTCGATAAAGGTGAAATGCCCCGGATCTTTCTGATTGATAAAAAGCGCATAGGATATGCACAGCGGCTCTTGTCGCGTTTTCTCTACTAATTCTCGGTACAGCGGCATGACTGCCTCAATGCTCTCTGGCTTAATAAAATCCTGCGCGATGACTTGAAGCATAAAATGGGTCTCCTTACTTATTGATCCGGCTAACTAAATGGCTCGTCTAGCCACGCTGCTGCTTTTCGCTCTGTTCCGCGCCGTTTCCCTGCCGGTAGGCGAGCGATACCATCAATGATTGCACCAGACACAGTGTGGCAGACTGTGAACGGAACGCATCAACCTGTGCTTCCTTCACCACAAAACAAACGTCGCTGAGCGTTGCCAGCGGGCTGATCTGGCTGTCGGTAATCACGATTTGCCGCGCGCCAGCTTTTGCTGCCATCTCGCTAACCATCACGGTTTCCTGTGAATAGGGTGAGAAGCTGATAGAGACCACCACATCGCGTGAGTTAACTCGGCTAAGCTGTTCGCGAAACATACCTCCCAGGCCGTTTACCAGAATCGCACTGCTTTCCAGATGGCTGAGCGCATAGGTGAGGTAAGTGGCAACGCTGAACGAGCGCCGTAGTCCCACGATATAGATCGTGCCTGCCTGCGCCAGCAGATCAACGGCTTTTTGCAGATCCTCTTGCGGAGTTCGTGCTGCCAGCTGTTGCATTGCCTGTGCATTTGAGCGGGCAAATTCATGCAGAATATCCAACGGCGTTTCTGGCACCGCATCGGCTTCCATCGCACGAAACAGCCGCGCGCGGTCAGTATAGCTGGCCGTTTCCTCTACCAGATTCATACGGAACAGTTGTTTCATTTCGTTGAACCCGCTGAAATCAAAGGCGTTGGCGAAGCGAATTAACGTTGAGGGAGGAACATCCGCGCGTTCGGCGATCGTTGCGACGGTATCGAACGCGATACTGTTGGTATTATCCAGCACATAATGCGCGACCTGCTGTAGCCGCTTGCTAAGCGAATCATAACGCTCGCGGATCTGTTCCTGTAACTCTCTCAGGCTGGTTGCCATGGGCATATCGGGTTATCTCCCAAAGTCTCATATCACAATTCTGCTCGGCTTCCGTCATGCCTTCCATGGCCGCACCTGAAACGGAACAGAAAATTCATTTCTGTATACGGCTGTTTTATCTGTACGACATTTCTGACGGCACACCTTTTAGGAATCCGGCTATTTTCAGAGGCTGCTCGCCTGTCTTTATGGACAGCCATATTCAAGTTTACCTAAAAATTCGCAGCGGATCACAATAATCAACATTTATTTTATTTTTTCATTAAATGGAATATTCATTTCATATACTGTAATTCGATATCAGCCGTTTGTCTCCTCAAAACCCACAAAGGTGTAAACATGGAAACCGTATCTAGCTTCATTCAGGGGGCGATTGTCTCCAGCAGCAGCCAGCGCTACGCTGCGGTGTATAACCCGGCGACGGGCGAGCAGATTCGCCAGGTTGTGATGTCTGATAAGGCGGAAGTCGAGCAGGCCATTGCCAGCGCGGCGGCGGCATTTCCTGCGTGGTCAAAACACTCTCCGCTACGCCGTGCGCGCGTTTTATTTCGCTTCAAGGCGCTGCTGGAAGAGCGCATGGATACGCTGGCTCGGCTGATTTCACAAGAGCATGGCAAGGTTTATTCCGATGCCGTGGGCGAGGTGACACGCGGGCTGGAAGTTGTTGAGTTTGCCTGCGGTATTCCGCATCTGCAAAAAGGGGAACATTCGGCAAATGTTGGCACCGGTGTGGATAGTCACTCGCTCATGCAGCCGCTCGGCGTGTGCGTCGGGATTACGCCGTTTAACTTCCCGGCGATGGTGCCCATGTGGATGTTCCCGATTGCGCTGGCGACGGGTAATACGTTTGTGCTTAAGCCGTCAGAAAAAGATCCGTCGCTCTCGCTGCTGTTAGCGCAATTGTTGAAAGAAGCAGGCCTGCCGGATGGCGTGTTTAACGTCGTTCAGGGCGACAAAGAAGCGGTGGATGTGTTGTTGACCGATCCGCGCGTGCAGGCGGTGAGCTTTGTGGGATCAACGCCAGTGGCGGAATATATCTATCAGACTGCATCGGCGCACGGCAAACGCTGTCAGGCGCTGGGCGGGGCGAAAAACCACTGCATTCTGATGCCAGATGCCGACATGGATATGGCTGCCAGCGCGATTATGGGCGCGGCGTTTGGTGCGGCGGGGGAACGCTGCATGGCGCTGTCGGTAGTGGTGGCGGTGGGGGATGACACGGCAGAGGCGCTGCATCAGCGCCTGAGCGCACAGATCAAAGCGATGCGCGTTGGGCCGGGCTTGGTGGATGGGCAGGAAAATGAAATGGGGCCGGTGATCAGCGCGCCACATCGGGCGAAAATTGCCGACTATATTCAAAGTGGTGTCGATCAAGGGGCGACGCTGCGTATTGATGGCCGCACGCTGTCCGTGCAGGGGCACCCGCAAGGCTACTTTATCGGGCCGACGCTGTTCGATAACGTCACGCCGGAGATGAAAATCTATCAGGAAGAAATTTTTGGTCCGGTGCTATCCGTTGTACGCGTGCCGGATTATCAGACGGCGGTGACGCTGATTAACAACCATGAATACGGTAACGGCACGGCGATCTTTACCCGCGATGGCGAAACGGCGCGACAGTTCTGTGAAGAGGTGCAGGCGGGTATGGTCGGCGTGAACGTACCGATTCCAGTGCCAATGGCATTCCACAGCTTCGGCGGCTGGAAGCGCTCCATTTTTGGGCCGCTGAATGTCCACGGCAATGACGGTGTGCGCTTCTATACCCGGATGAAAACCGTCACCAGCCGCTGGCCCGCCAGCGTCCGTCTGGAACACCACACCAGCAGCTTCGTCATGCCTACGCTGGAGTGAGGATTTGACCGCTAACGGGTGGTGAAAATAGTGCACCGGTTTTGTTCTGCTGGCGTTAAAAATTATGCTGAGGTAGGTGCGCCGCCGAAAGAGCGACAAGGATGTCGCGAAAGCCAGTGCCGCGGAGGGACCGCGTCACTGGCGGTTCGGATGACGGCGACACATACCGAAGGGCCCGCGTAGCGGCATAATTTATCGCCATAAGCCTGGGTTCTCAGGGCGGCGGCGATTGAGCGCCCTGAGTCGGGCGCGTGCTACAACGTAGCATAAGAATGGCTAAATTTTCGCGCACGAAATGCTCGCTGAATATACATAGTTCATTATAGAAATCAGATCCTTATTTAAGGAGTAGCTCAATGGATACGTGTCGCATCACCATGGCGCAAGCGCTGGTCAGGTTTCTCAATCAGCAATACATCAGCGTAGACGGTGAAGAATCCCCTTTTGTGCAGGGCGTCATGACCATTTTTGGTCACGGTAATGTGCTAGGCATCGGTCAGGCATTAGAGCAGGAAGCGAACCGCCTTACCGTACATCAGGGGTGCAGTGAGCAGGGAATGGCACACATTGCCGTTGGGTTTGCTAAACAACACAAACGGCGGAAAATCTATGCGGTGACTTCTTCTGTAGGGCCAGGAGCGGCGAATATGGTGACCGCTGCGGCGACCGCCACCGCCAACCGCATTCCCGTGCTGCTTCTCCCCGGCGATCTCTTCGCCTGCCGCCAGCCGGACCCTGTGTTGCAGCAGGTCGAGCAGTACCACGATCTGTCTATTAGTACCAATGACTGCTTTAAACCGGTTTCTCGCTATTGGGATCGTATTAATCGCCCTGAACAACTGATGAGTGCACTGATTAACGCCATGCGCGTGCTGACCGATCCGGCAGACACCGGCGCGGTAACGTTGTGTTTACCACAGGATGTACAGGCAGAAGTCTGGGACTATCCTGCATCGTTTTTCCGCAAGCGTGTCCACCACCTCGAACGGCGTCCGCCGGATGCGGCACGTCTGGATGCTGCTGCTGCGCTGATTGCGAGAAAACGCCGCCCTATGCTGATTTGCGGTGGCGGCGTTCGTTATTCTGGTGCCCATAATGCGCTAGCGCAGTTTGCTGAACAGTTTGCGATTCCGTTTGGTGAAACCCAGGCGGGCAAGGGGGCAGTGGTTTCATCGCACCCGCTGAACTGTGGTGGTATTGGTGTTACGGGCGGACTGGCGGCAAATCGGCTGGCGCAAGAAGCGGATCTGATTATCGGTGTCGGAACACGTTTAACCGACTTTACCACGGGTTCCAAGTCACTGTTTCAGAACCCAGAGGTCGAATTTCTATTACTCAACGTTGCCGAATTTGATGCGCTCAAACTGGACGCGCAGCCCTTGATTGCTGACGCGCACATCGGGCTGGTGGCGCTGGCAGAGCGGCTGGCGATGGCGTCGTATCGTAGTGGCTGGCAGCAGGCTATCGAACAGGCGCGTGCGGAATGGAACGACGAGCTACAGCGGCTGTTTACGGTACAGGATAAGGGGGAACTGGTGCCAGAAGTGGTGGATGGTCTGGAAGACAAGCTGGATGAATACCGTCAGATGCTGAATACCCACCTGACGCAAACGCGGGTGCTTGGCATACTGAATGAGGAGCTGGAGGATAATGCGATTGCGGTTGGCGCGGCGGGCTCCCTGCCGGGTGATTTACAGCGCGTGTGGCAGGTGAAAACGCCGGACAGCTATCATCTGGAATATGGCTACTCCTGCATGGGATACGAGATTGCGGCGGCGATTGGCGCACGTCTTGCGGCACCGCAGCAGCCCGTTTATGCGATGCTCGGTGACGGTTCCTATCTGATGCTTCACACCGAACTGCAAACGGCGGTACAAGAAGGTATCAAAATCACTGTACTGCTGTTCGACAACGCGGGTTTTGGTTGTATCAACAACCTGCAAATGAGTCAGGGAATGGGCAGCTTCTGTACGGAAAACCGCTACCGTGATGTGGAGTCGGGGCAGCTGCGCGGTGCGCTTATTCCGGTGGATTTCGCCAAGAACGCGGAAAGTTACGGCTGCAAAGCGTGGCGGGTGCATGATGAAGCCTCGCTCAGGCAGGCGCTGACGGAATCACGCCAGCATGCAGGGCCGGTGCTGCTTGATATCAAGGTGCTGCCGAAGACTATGACGCATGGTTATGAATCCTGGTGGCGCACCGGCACGGCGCAAGTTGCGGATAATCCAGAGATTGAGGCTGCGGCCAATAACGTGAAAGCCGCGCTCTCCCGCGCACGCCAGTACTAGGTGAATTTCCCTATGTCACTGTCTCTTAGTCGCATTATTTATGAAAACTAAGAGACGGTTTCGTGCGCGATAGTACCGTCACTTTCATGTTACCCCGTAGCTCGCGCCCGACAAGGGACGGCTCAAACGCCGCTCGCCCCTTGACCCCAGGCTTTTTGGCGGAAATTATGCCGCTGACGCGGTTCCTTCGTCGGTATCAGGCTTAACGGACCGCTTGCGACACGTTTACTCGCCCCATAAATGGGACTCGCCCTTCGGGCCAGCACAAGTGCTGTTCAAAAACGTCTCTGACGTTTTTGTCCGACGTGGCGCAAGCTTGAGCCGCGTCCATGCGGCTCATCCTAAGCCTGCTATCTCCTCAGCATAATTTTTTACGCCGTAGTATAAGGGCAAAACCCTTGATGACTCCTGTAGTTGTATCTCCGAGAGTGTTCAATGCAGTGGGAGGTAATGAGTTGAAACATCCATTTCATTTTCAAACCGCGGTTTCATTTTTCCCTTCTTTTTACGCCAGCGCCTGAGCGATCCCCCTGATAGGCATGTATACCCCACAAACGTTCTCACAGGATGTGTGATTGGGGTTGCAGAAAACAGTGAAGATGTCATGAAAATGTTAACTGACGCGCAAAAACATAATTTTCAATTTATACAAAATTGAAATAAATGTTTTATTTTAGCTATCAGGATTTGCGGTAAAAAGTGAGTGATGGGGCTGGAGAGAATGAAATTCACCGTCATCCCGTCACTTTATCAGTCTGGCGTTAACTATCACTCAGGCAGCAAGGGAGAAACTATGTTTAACATCGCTTTACTGGGCGCTGGCCGCATCGGTCAGGTTCATGCAGTGAACATCGCGGCACACAAAGAAACCAACCTGTACGCGGTGGTCGATCCCAACCCAACCAATGCCACGGCGCTGGCAGAACGTTACCATACCAAAGTCCAAACTGTTGATGAGGTCATGAACGATCCGGCCGTGCATGCCGTTCTGATTGCTTCCGCGACTGACACGCACGCTGACCTGATTGAGTTAGCCGCAAAACACGGCAAGGCCATTTTCTGTGAAAAACCGGTACATCTGGATATTGCCCGCGTTCGCGACTGCCTGACCGTTGTCAAACAGCAGAACGTGCCATTGTTTGTGGGCTTCAACCGCCGTTACGACCCACAATTCCGCCGTGTCAAAACGCTGGCAGGTGAAGGCAATATCGGCAAACCGGAATCCCTCCTGATTATCTCTCGCGATCCTTCTCCACCGCCTGCTGAGTATGTCCGCGTTTCCGGCGGTATGTTCCGCGATATGACGATTCATGATTTCGATATGGCACGCTTCATTATGGGCGAAGAGCCGGTGTCGGTCTTTGCACAAGGCAGCAATCTGGTCGATCCGGCGATTGGTGAAGCGGGCGACATCGATACCGCATTTATCGTGCTGAAATTCGCCTCTGGCGCGATGGCGACCATCGTCAACAGCCGCCGTTCCGGCTATGGCTACGATCAGCGCCTCGAGTTGCACGGTGCGAAAGGCGTACTCAGCGCGGGCAATATCCGTGAAAACGTGGTCGAGCAGTGGACCGACGACGGTTGTCTGGCAGCGAAACCTGAATATTTCTTCCTGCAACGTTATCACGCGGCCTATGCAGCGGAGTGGCAGCACTTTGTCGAGGTCTTGCATGGTCGCACGCAGCCGGAGTGCTCCGGTCTGGACGGTGAGCGTGCGCTGAATCTGGCGGATAAAGCCTTTGAATCCCTGGCTCAAGGCAAGGAGGTCGCCGTGTAACCCTATCGGCACACCGCGTGTTACCTGCTTTCAACCCTACACCCATACCCATAACAGAAGCAGATGAAGAGAAAAGACATATGAAAAAGATCATCAGCGTTTCCGCAATCGCCATCGCACTGGGTCTGTCTGGTTTTGCTCAGGCCCAAAATGAACAAATCGTTTTCAGTACGCCGAATCTCGCTATGCCGTTTGAAGTTCACATGCAGCGCACCGCCGTCAAAGCCGCCAAAGAATTGGGCGTGAATTTGCAAGTGCTGGATGGACAGGGTAGTTCGCCGAAGCAGGCAGCCGATTTAGAAAATGCCATCACGCGTGGTGCACAGGGCTTTGTTGTGTCACCGAATGACGTCAACGCAGTTTCCAGCGCGGTGACCGAAATTCAGGATGCCAAGCTGCCCGTGGTGACGCTGGATCGTTCGGTAAAAACGGAAAAAGCAGTGCCGCACTTTGGTGCCAATAACTATAAAGGCGGTCAGGCGATTGCTGACTATGTCAAAACCAAATTCCCAGATGGTGCAGAGATCATTCTGCTGACCGGTCAACCGGGTTCGTCTTCTAACATCGAGCGTA is a window of Pectobacterium punjabense DNA encoding:
- a CDS encoding MurR/RpiR family transcriptional regulator — protein: MPMATSLRELQEQIRERYDSLSKRLQQVAHYVLDNTNSIAFDTVATIAERADVPPSTLIRFANAFDFSGFNEMKQLFRMNLVEETASYTDRARLFRAMEADAVPETPLDILHEFARSNAQAMQQLAARTPQEDLQKAVDLLAQAGTIYIVGLRRSFSVATYLTYALSHLESSAILVNGLGGMFREQLSRVNSRDVVVSISFSPYSQETVMVSEMAAKAGARQIVITDSQISPLATLSDVCFVVKEAQVDAFRSQSATLCLVQSLMVSLAYRQGNGAEQSEKQQRG
- a CDS encoding substrate-binding domain-containing protein is translated as MKKIISVSAIAIALGLSGFAQAQNEQIVFSTPNLAMPFEVHMQRTAVKAAKELGVNLQVLDGQGSSPKQAADLENAITRGAQGFVVSPNDVNAVSSAVTEIQDAKLPVVTLDRSVKTEKAVPHFGANNYKGGQAIADYVKTKFPDGAEIILLTGQPGSSSNIERTQGIRDSLKAGGSKYHIVADQTGNWMRSEGMRIVESVFPSLPKRPQVILSANDDMALGAIEALQGQGLKPGDVMVTGFDAVPEALARVRDGWLAVTADQRPGYAVTTALTQLTNNIRSKAPITGADYQPTMITKDNLNDAERIGEAGK
- a CDS encoding ABC transporter substrate-binding protein, yielding MFKLKQVVAFTALMATAATSYAAVEADKRPINELYQNALREGGIVTVYAGGDTPGQQDGIKQAFEKRFPGMKLNVIVDYSKFHDARIDNQLETNTLVPDVVQLQTLQDYPRWKKEGVLLSYKPIGWDKVYPAFKDKDGAWTGVFVDAFSNVVNTKLIAENAWPTEANDYLRPDLKGSIVLTYPNDDDAVLFWFKQVVDKYGWEYVAKFKEQNPVYVRGTQAPADDVESGKSAATFSTDGALAPDQNANSRFVLPKSDPFVSWAQRAAIFKQAKHPESAKLYLSWLLDKETQSNVWYMWSVRTDVAPPAGYKPIWEYKNTSPQAFADFMSDRAAVESFRAQIGLYLGEVKGEPSPGNLGLHPKEALPH
- the iolD gene encoding 3D-(3,5/4)-trihydroxycyclohexane-1,2-dione acylhydrolase (decyclizing), with amino-acid sequence MDTCRITMAQALVRFLNQQYISVDGEESPFVQGVMTIFGHGNVLGIGQALEQEANRLTVHQGCSEQGMAHIAVGFAKQHKRRKIYAVTSSVGPGAANMVTAAATATANRIPVLLLPGDLFACRQPDPVLQQVEQYHDLSISTNDCFKPVSRYWDRINRPEQLMSALINAMRVLTDPADTGAVTLCLPQDVQAEVWDYPASFFRKRVHHLERRPPDAARLDAAAALIARKRRPMLICGGGVRYSGAHNALAQFAEQFAIPFGETQAGKGAVVSSHPLNCGGIGVTGGLAANRLAQEADLIIGVGTRLTDFTTGSKSLFQNPEVEFLLLNVAEFDALKLDAQPLIADAHIGLVALAERLAMASYRSGWQQAIEQARAEWNDELQRLFTVQDKGELVPEVVDGLEDKLDEYRQMLNTHLTQTRVLGILNEELEDNAIAVGAAGSLPGDLQRVWQVKTPDSYHLEYGYSCMGYEIAAAIGARLAAPQQPVYAMLGDGSYLMLHTELQTAVQEGIKITVLLFDNAGFGCINNLQMSQGMGSFCTENRYRDVESGQLRGALIPVDFAKNAESYGCKAWRVHDEASLRQALTESRQHAGPVLLDIKVLPKTMTHGYESWWRTGTAQVADNPEIEAAANNVKAALSRARQY
- the iolG gene encoding inositol 2-dehydrogenase, with the translated sequence MFNIALLGAGRIGQVHAVNIAAHKETNLYAVVDPNPTNATALAERYHTKVQTVDEVMNDPAVHAVLIASATDTHADLIELAAKHGKAIFCEKPVHLDIARVRDCLTVVKQQNVPLFVGFNRRYDPQFRRVKTLAGEGNIGKPESLLIISRDPSPPPAEYVRVSGGMFRDMTIHDFDMARFIMGEEPVSVFAQGSNLVDPAIGEAGDIDTAFIVLKFASGAMATIVNSRRSGYGYDQRLELHGAKGVLSAGNIRENVVEQWTDDGCLAAKPEYFFLQRYHAAYAAEWQHFVEVLHGRTQPECSGLDGERALNLADKAFESLAQGKEVAV
- a CDS encoding putative quinol monooxygenase, yielding MLQVIAQDFIKPESIEAVMPLYRELVEKTRQEPLCISYALFINQKDPGHFTFIETWPDRAALDIHCQTEHFQRLVPMINSHQRAECTFLLMDPFDGTTSSL
- a CDS encoding CoA-acylating methylmalonate-semialdehyde dehydrogenase codes for the protein METVSSFIQGAIVSSSSQRYAAVYNPATGEQIRQVVMSDKAEVEQAIASAAAAFPAWSKHSPLRRARVLFRFKALLEERMDTLARLISQEHGKVYSDAVGEVTRGLEVVEFACGIPHLQKGEHSANVGTGVDSHSLMQPLGVCVGITPFNFPAMVPMWMFPIALATGNTFVLKPSEKDPSLSLLLAQLLKEAGLPDGVFNVVQGDKEAVDVLLTDPRVQAVSFVGSTPVAEYIYQTASAHGKRCQALGGAKNHCILMPDADMDMAASAIMGAAFGAAGERCMALSVVVAVGDDTAEALHQRLSAQIKAMRVGPGLVDGQENEMGPVISAPHRAKIADYIQSGVDQGATLRIDGRTLSVQGHPQGYFIGPTLFDNVTPEMKIYQEEIFGPVLSVVRVPDYQTAVTLINNHEYGNGTAIFTRDGETARQFCEEVQAGMVGVNVPIPVPMAFHSFGGWKRSIFGPLNVHGNDGVRFYTRMKTVTSRWPASVRLEHHTSSFVMPTLE